The Streptomyces sp. RKND-216 genomic sequence CACCTGGTTGACGCCGTCGCGGTAGGGCAGCGGGGACGGGGCGACCACCGGCCAGTTGCCGTCCGGCAGCGGGTCGTCTATGCCCTCCCACATCAGCCGGGTGGAGCCCTTGCGCCCGGAGTGACCCAGCTGCACGCCGAGCGCGGTGCCGGGTGAGCGGGTGTGCACGAAGTCGGCGATCCGCTGCCAGGAAGCGGCCTGCGCGTCGTTCCACAGGCCGGTGCAGCCGGGCGTGATCCGGCCGTCCGGCGACACGCACACCATCTCGGTCATCACCAGCCCGGCGCCGCCGAGGGCGCGCCCACCCAGGTGGACGAGGTGGAAGTCGCCGGGGACGCCGTCGTCGGCCGAGTACATGTCCATCGCCGAGACCACGACCCGGTTGCGCAGTTCCAGCGGGCCGAGGCGGAACGGGGTGAACATCGGCGGCGTGCCCTCCGGCACGCCGGCTTCCCGTTCCACGGCGGCCACGAAGCCCGGGTCGCGGAGCCGCAGGTTGTCGTGGGTGACGCGGCGGCTGCGGGTCAGCAGGTTGAAAGCGAAGCGGTACGGCGGCTGGGCGGTGTAGGTGGCCAGGTCCTCGAACCACTCCAGGCTGGCGCGGGCGGCACGCTGCGTGGACGTCACCACCGGGCGCCGCTCGGCCTCGTACGCGGCGAGCGCTTCCGGCAGCGTGGTGTTCTCCTCCACGCAGGCCGCCAGCGCGAGGGCGTCCTCGACGGCCAGCTTGGTGCCGGAGCCGATGGAGAAATGGGCGGTGTGCGCGGCGTCCCCGAGCAGCACGACGTTCTCGTGCGACCAGCGCGCGTTGGCGACGGTGCGGAAGGCGATCCACCGCGAGTTGTTGCCGCGCAGCGGCCGTCCGCCGAGCGTGTCGGGGAACAGCTTGGCGCAGTACGCCGCCGAGGCGGCCTCGTCCATCCGGTCGAGGCCGGCCGCCTGCCAGACCTCCTCGCGCATCTCGACGATCACGGTCGAGGCGCCGGCCGAGAAGGGGTAGCCGTGCAGCTGCATGACGCCGTGTTCGGTCTCGGCGATCTCGAAGCGGAAGGCGTCGAGCGCGAAGTCGGCGGCCAGCCAGATGTAACGGCAGCGGTGCGTGGTCAGGTCCGGGCCGAAGGCGTCGGCGAACGCCTCGCGGGTGGCGCTGTGCACGCCGTCGGCGGCGATCACCAGGTCGTGCGACGCGGCGAGTTCCGCGGCGGCCGGGGCCTCGGAGCGGAAGCGCAGGTCGACGCCCAGGTCGCGGCAGCGCTCGTGCAGCACGGCCAGCAGCCGGCGGCGGCTGAGAGCGGAGAACCCGTGGCCGCCGGAGGTGAGCTTCCGGCCGCGGTGCACCACCTCGATGTCGTCCCAGCGCACGAACTCGTCCCGCAGCGCGGCGTACACCACCGGGTCCGCGCTCTCGATGCCGCCGAGCGTCTCGTCGGAGAGCACCACCCCGAAGCCGAAGGTGTCGTCGGGCGCGTTGCGTTCGTGGACGGTGACCTCGCGGGCCGGGTCGAGGCGCTTGAGCAGCGCAGCGGCGTAGAGGCCGCCGGGACCGCCGCCGATGACCGCGATGCGCATGGGGACTCCTGGGGTGTGGGGCGGGCGCCTGCCGCTGCCGGGTCTTCCTCCCGGTGGCTTCAACGGCCCTGCCACTTGGGGGGCCGCTTCTCGGTGAAGGAGGCGTGGAACTCCGCGTAGTCCTCGCTGTTCATCAGCAGGGCCTGGGTGGCGGCGTCCATCTCGACCGAGGCGGACAGGCCCATGTCCAGCTCCGCGGTGAGCAGCGCCTTGGTCTGCGCGTGGGCGAGGGCCGGGCCGTCGGCCAGGCGGCGGGCGAGTTCGGCGGCGGCCTGCCGGGCGCCGCCCTCGTCGGTCAGCGTGCTGATCAGCCCGATGCGTTCGGCCTCGGGAGCGCGTACCGGCTCACCCAGCATCAGGATGCGGGTCGCGTGACCGAGGCCGACCACGCGGGGCAGCAGGTAGGCGGCGCCCATGTCGCCGCCCGACAGGCCGACCTTGGTGAAGAGGAACGCGAAGCGGGCGGTGGGGTCGGCGACGCGGAAGTCCGACGCGAGGGCGAGGACGGCGCCCGCACCGGCGGCGACGCCGTGCACGGCCGCGATCACCGGGAACGGCGCCTCCCGGACGGCCCGCACCACCTGGCCGGTCATGCGGTTGAAGTCGAGCAGCTGCGCGGTGTCCAGGGACAGCGTCTCGCCGATGATCTCCTCGACGTCGCCGCCGGAGCAGAAGCCACGCCCCTCGCCCGCCAGCACCAGGGCGCGGGCGCGCCGCTCGCGGGACAGCTCGGCGAGCAGGTCGCGGAGGTCGGCGTACGCCTCGAAGGTGAGCGCGTTGAGCTTGTCGGGCCGGTCGAGGGTGACGGTGACGACGCCGTCGTCCTCCACGACGCGGAGGTGCGACCAGCGCTCCGCCGCGCGGACGGAACCGGTGAACGGGCTCATGGGCGTTCTCCCTCCCAGGGGTGACCGACTTTGCGAACGTATCACCTCTCCGTGACTGTCGTCATGGGTACGCGATACACCGCGCCGGACACCTGCACCCGTCCGGGGCTCTTCCGGGACCCGCCCCGGACCTGGGCCGTCAGCCGGCGTCGCCGGCCAGCGTCGCGACGAGCACAGCCTTGATCGTGTGCATCCGGTTCTCGGCCTGGTCGAAGACGACG encodes the following:
- a CDS encoding enoyl-CoA hydratase family protein; protein product: MSPFTGSVRAAERWSHLRVVEDDGVVTVTLDRPDKLNALTFEAYADLRDLLAELSRERRARALVLAGEGRGFCSGGDVEEIIGETLSLDTAQLLDFNRMTGQVVRAVREAPFPVIAAVHGVAAGAGAVLALASDFRVADPTARFAFLFTKVGLSGGDMGAAYLLPRVVGLGHATRILMLGEPVRAPEAERIGLISTLTDEGGARQAAAELARRLADGPALAHAQTKALLTAELDMGLSASVEMDAATQALLMNSEDYAEFHASFTEKRPPKWQGR
- a CDS encoding bifunctional salicylyl-CoA 5-hydroxylase/oxidoreductase, coding for MRIAVIGGGPGGLYAAALLKRLDPAREVTVHERNAPDDTFGFGVVLSDETLGGIESADPVVYAALRDEFVRWDDIEVVHRGRKLTSGGHGFSALSRRRLLAVLHERCRDLGVDLRFRSEAPAAAELAASHDLVIAADGVHSATREAFADAFGPDLTTHRCRYIWLAADFALDAFRFEIAETEHGVMQLHGYPFSAGASTVIVEMREEVWQAAGLDRMDEAASAAYCAKLFPDTLGGRPLRGNNSRWIAFRTVANARWSHENVVLLGDAAHTAHFSIGSGTKLAVEDALALAACVEENTTLPEALAAYEAERRPVVTSTQRAARASLEWFEDLATYTAQPPYRFAFNLLTRSRRVTHDNLRLRDPGFVAAVEREAGVPEGTPPMFTPFRLGPLELRNRVVVSAMDMYSADDGVPGDFHLVHLGGRALGGAGLVMTEMVCVSPDGRITPGCTGLWNDAQAASWQRIADFVHTRSPGTALGVQLGHSGRKGSTRLMWEGIDDPLPDGNWPVVAPSPLPYRDGVNQVPRALEVSELAGLRDQFVDAARRAVEAGFDLLELHCAHGYLLSSFLSPLTNRRTDAYGGDVRGRLRFPLEVFDAVREVWPEDRALTVRISATDWAEGGTSSEDTLAVARAFAEHGADAIDVSTGQVVSEERPDYGRSYQTPYADRIRNGLGVPVIAVGAISSWDDVNSLLLAGRADLCALARPHLYDPHWSLHAAADQDYAGPGAPWPQQYRAGSRKPPTGRTDAPKQRLTL